From a region of the Lysinibacillus irui genome:
- a CDS encoding VirB4 family type IV secretion system protein — translation MKFLENESSYIYQYTYIYLQAKSLDELNALSDSVHNTLVKLQLKAMTPIKAMYQTFWSAMPILENLLGDYTYKQSNTEAASSMFPFDDAEILTITPRSDVEGVNKDTGSLIAIDYLDRKNTLNQNMVVIGTSGVGKTTYMVQKILRYFAWGVKVFIIDPENEYTNIVEHLGGTVVHLSSNSSTKINPLEVFSEQVMDEGPVDLDMVLKDKIQRLLGFFQVLKQDITQVEKAILDAVLREVYRDAGILQYNSFREIPSTAYPILSDVYEAIAALKASDADRYAQIEDFHYILESYVNGSKTIFNGHTNINLQSDLLSFDLKPLQNEADVQGAAYLNTFSCLRLKIL, via the coding sequence ATGAAATTTCTTGAAAATGAGTCGAGCTACATTTATCAGTACACGTATATTTATTTGCAGGCGAAGTCACTAGATGAACTGAATGCTCTAAGTGATTCTGTTCATAATACGCTCGTGAAATTGCAGCTAAAGGCAATGACCCCGATTAAGGCAATGTACCAAACGTTTTGGAGTGCGATGCCGATTTTAGAAAATCTGCTTGGAGATTACACGTATAAGCAGTCCAATACGGAGGCAGCGAGTAGTATGTTTCCATTTGATGATGCCGAGATTTTAACGATTACCCCACGCAGTGATGTAGAAGGCGTGAATAAAGATACGGGCAGCTTAATTGCGATTGATTATTTGGACCGTAAAAATACACTTAATCAAAATATGGTTGTCATTGGGACGAGTGGTGTCGGTAAGACCACTTATATGGTACAGAAGATTTTACGCTATTTTGCTTGGGGCGTGAAAGTGTTTATTATCGATCCCGAAAATGAATATACGAACATCGTCGAGCATTTAGGCGGAACAGTTGTCCATTTAAGCAGTAATTCGAGTACAAAAATTAACCCGTTAGAAGTGTTTTCCGAGCAAGTCATGGACGAAGGACCCGTTGATTTGGATATGGTTTTAAAAGATAAAATTCAGCGTCTTCTCGGTTTCTTTCAAGTGTTGAAGCAAGACATTACACAGGTGGAAAAGGCGATTTTAGATGCCGTTTTACGTGAAGTGTACCGTGATGCAGGGATTTTGCAGTACAACAGCTTTCGAGAGATTCCCAGCACAGCGTACCCGATTTTATCTGACGTATATGAAGCAATAGCCGCTTTAAAGGCGAGTGACGCTGATCGGTACGCACAGATTGAGGATTTTCATTACATTTTGGAAAGCTATGTAAATGGTAGTAAAACGATTTTTAATGGGCATACGAATATTAATTTACAAAGTGACCTTTTATCGTTTGATTTAAAGCCATTGCAAAATGAGGCTGATGTACAAGGGGCAGCATATTTAAATACATTTAGTTGTTTAAGGTTGAAAATTTTATAA
- the trsD gene encoding TrsD/TraD family conjugative transfer protein yields the protein MWEKLFGSKKKPIDDYVFDDEPKTLDKGKQSLQDMSLIAAQYNDFLVTKRGYLVVLLKVTGINLDLLTTTEQEDVFDEFNAFLMSTLGENSEEVQQYLDITMPVDFSDYILFWQHRYLTVLEEEPENEAKLALIASYVDTFSGVVSSQEMTTKTHIVVLHEKIPKKHLASLEQTAIHLEEKVLLFIRQLENALSTYDVEARQLTAKECRKMLQHLLNFSNH from the coding sequence TTGTGGGAAAAGTTGTTCGGTTCTAAGAAAAAGCCAATAGATGATTATGTATTTGATGATGAGCCGAAAACGCTCGATAAAGGCAAGCAGAGCCTACAAGACATGTCGCTCATTGCAGCACAGTACAATGATTTTCTCGTGACAAAACGAGGCTATTTAGTTGTGTTGCTGAAAGTGACGGGTATTAATTTAGATTTACTCACAACGACCGAGCAAGAGGATGTTTTTGATGAGTTTAATGCCTTTTTAATGTCGACGCTCGGTGAAAATAGTGAGGAAGTGCAGCAATACCTTGATATTACGATGCCCGTTGATTTTAGTGATTATATTTTATTTTGGCAGCATCGTTATTTAACCGTATTAGAGGAGGAACCTGAAAATGAAGCAAAGCTAGCACTCATTGCGAGCTATGTAGATACATTTTCTGGCGTTGTGTCTTCACAGGAAATGACGACAAAGACACATATTGTCGTGCTGCATGAGAAAATACCGAAAAAGCATTTAGCGTCACTTGAGCAAACGGCGATTCATTTAGAAGAAAAGGTATTATTGTTCATCCGGCAACTAGAAAATGCACTGAGTACGTATGATGTAGAGGCTCGGCAGCTAACAGCAAAGGAGTGTCGTAAGATGTTACAGCACTTACTCAATTTCTCCAATCACTAG
- a CDS encoding conjugal transfer protein, with amino-acid sequence MAEHKGKKFVFPENVESGYGIFLGITLKELLLYLVPPIVIGLIIIALPPHNVWLMLFKFMLLLIVLIILLALLSSRPIRHRPNIRFQDYIKLRNQFTSRQKLFYIRKKKDRFLK; translated from the coding sequence GTGGCAGAGCATAAAGGAAAAAAGTTTGTTTTCCCCGAAAATGTAGAGTCGGGTTACGGGATTTTTCTAGGAATTACGTTGAAGGAATTACTGCTGTATTTAGTGCCACCGATTGTCATCGGTCTTATTATTATTGCTTTGCCACCGCATAATGTGTGGCTCATGCTGTTTAAATTCATGCTATTACTGATTGTGCTCATTATACTTTTAGCTCTCTTGTCTTCTCGACCGATTCGCCATCGACCAAATATTCGATTTCAGGATTATATAAAGCTACGCAATCAATTTACGAGTAGACAAAAGCTCTTTTATATAAGGAAGAAAAAAGATCGCTTTTTAAAGTAA